In Devosia litorisediminis, one genomic interval encodes:
- a CDS encoding DUF4357 domain-containing protein yields the protein MAASILDACACAGKNVSPVFNTIDPTGPGIDAPGLVKHWAVTFDVQVRVLGLVLETGSSTIEELIAVLPGHPAPVEAIMAMVEAGFFVCEAGKVTPHTRINLPSRLPGNGAGGGTPPESGAGAPGGNDRNVVSIRSSVVYAGGTGFVPEIFIVNVADRRDLPHDINGPAVYCALRDTWAYTGKTGEGRQRLQAPHLKGYERVVVIRDAAGRMSERQAGVAERILGLIVGSLPGYKRAHPLPNGDHGSFPEYCQLRLFVAQALCLARDSGFGFKDVPILHMVMGAEGDPKRAAYVDPKQIDGTRYHLFAVGINAQATEFEGEWIVHAGSEVRSRVTPSAGSVVNTLRHEWRFSGILAEDNGRYRLTEPVSFDSGSGAANFLVGCKGPNLAGWTRHAPDEPDCPAPAV from the coding sequence ATGGCTGCGTCCATTCTTGACGCCTGCGCATGCGCAGGCAAGAACGTTTCTCCTGTCTTCAACACAATCGACCCCACGGGCCCCGGCATTGATGCCCCTGGCCTCGTCAAACACTGGGCTGTCACCTTTGACGTTCAGGTGCGTGTGCTTGGTCTTGTCCTCGAAACCGGCTCATCCACCATCGAAGAGTTGATCGCGGTATTGCCGGGCCATCCGGCGCCCGTCGAAGCCATCATGGCCATGGTCGAGGCGGGCTTTTTTGTCTGCGAAGCAGGCAAGGTCACACCCCACACTCGTATCAACCTGCCGTCACGCCTCCCGGGAAACGGGGCGGGGGGCGGCACCCCACCAGAATCTGGTGCTGGTGCACCCGGCGGGAATGACCGCAATGTCGTCTCGATTCGTTCTTCCGTCGTCTATGCGGGCGGCACCGGTTTTGTTCCCGAAATATTCATTGTCAATGTCGCCGACCGGCGCGATCTACCGCATGACATCAACGGGCCTGCCGTTTACTGTGCGTTGCGTGACACATGGGCCTATACCGGCAAAACCGGGGAGGGCCGCCAACGTCTTCAAGCGCCCCATCTCAAGGGTTATGAGCGGGTCGTCGTAATCCGTGATGCTGCGGGCCGTATGAGTGAGCGCCAAGCGGGTGTTGCCGAACGCATTTTGGGCCTCATCGTTGGCTCGCTCCCCGGCTATAAGCGCGCCCACCCGTTGCCCAATGGCGATCATGGCTCATTCCCCGAATATTGCCAGCTGCGTCTTTTCGTTGCTCAAGCGCTCTGTCTCGCCCGAGACTCAGGCTTTGGCTTTAAGGATGTACCGATCCTGCACATGGTCATGGGTGCCGAGGGTGATCCCAAGCGTGCCGCCTATGTGGACCCCAAGCAAATCGACGGCACGCGCTATCACCTCTTTGCAGTTGGCATCAACGCCCAGGCCACCGAGTTTGAGGGGGAATGGATTGTCCATGCCGGCTCCGAAGTCCGTTCTCGCGTCACCCCGTCCGCCGGTTCGGTTGTCAACACGCTGCGTCATGAATGGCGCTTTTCCGGCATTCTGGCTGAAGACAATGGGCGCTACCGTCTGACCGAACCGGTGTCCTTTGACTCGGGCAGCGGCGCCGCCAATTTCCTTGTCGGCTGCAAGGGTCCCAATCTTGCCGGTTGGACCCGCCACGCGCCAGACGAGCCCGACTGTCCCGCGCCCGCAGTTTAG
- a CDS encoding phosphomannomutase, whose protein sequence is MTSLKFGTSGLRGLATDLIGTEARRYTTAFLRHLDQIGEAADTLYLGRDLRSSSSTILADCANAASALGIEVVDCGVLPAPALALHAMAAGSPSLMITGSHIPADRNGLKFYRAAREISKEDETGIIRQLGDFRFSDISASTLDNTAAAFDRYLNRYNGLLRADALKGWRVGVYEHSSAGREALAKVFAAYGAEIVRLGRVDDFVAVDTEAFTDAVFAPLTGWLEQHRLDAIISADGDADRPLFMDNQGEFVRGDVLGLLAAQFFKADTVVTPVTSNTAIEASALFPTVIRTKVGSPFVIEGMEKALASGGRRVFGFEANGGTLLGTDLATDGETQLTALMTRDAILPLIGVFALAAEQSCSISDLVKQLPLRVALSGRLENFSSQKSSALLEQLMVPQSATAFFAARGSIVRMEAIDGLQFFLSDDTMVHYRASGNAPELRCYVEACTSAQADSALQWGLDAARIGIAQ, encoded by the coding sequence ATGACCAGCCTCAAATTTGGCACCAGTGGATTGCGAGGCCTGGCTACAGACCTCATCGGAACAGAGGCGCGACGCTATACGACTGCGTTCTTGCGCCATCTGGACCAGATTGGCGAAGCTGCTGATACTTTGTATCTTGGTCGAGACCTGCGTTCGAGCAGTTCAACCATACTTGCAGACTGCGCAAATGCCGCATCAGCCTTGGGTATTGAAGTTGTTGATTGTGGCGTATTGCCAGCGCCCGCACTTGCCTTACATGCTATGGCGGCAGGCTCCCCAAGCCTCATGATTACTGGCAGTCATATTCCTGCTGATCGCAACGGGCTGAAGTTTTACCGTGCCGCCCGAGAGATCAGCAAGGAGGACGAAACCGGTATTATACGGCAATTAGGGGACTTCCGATTTTCTGACATTTCCGCATCCACGCTGGATAATACCGCTGCGGCTTTTGATCGCTATCTGAATAGATACAACGGATTGTTGCGCGCTGACGCGTTGAAGGGCTGGCGAGTTGGCGTTTACGAGCACTCGAGCGCGGGAAGAGAAGCTTTAGCAAAAGTCTTTGCGGCTTATGGAGCCGAGATCGTTAGGCTCGGGCGCGTCGACGACTTTGTGGCCGTTGACACTGAGGCATTTACCGATGCGGTATTTGCCCCCTTAACAGGTTGGCTCGAGCAACACCGCCTTGATGCGATTATATCTGCAGACGGGGACGCGGATCGACCACTCTTCATGGACAATCAGGGGGAGTTCGTTCGTGGCGATGTTTTGGGACTGTTGGCGGCTCAGTTCTTTAAAGCTGACACAGTGGTAACGCCAGTCACCTCCAACACCGCCATCGAAGCGAGTGCCCTGTTCCCAACTGTGATCCGTACAAAAGTAGGTTCACCCTTCGTCATCGAAGGGATGGAGAAAGCGTTGGCGAGCGGCGGACGCCGTGTCTTTGGCTTCGAAGCCAATGGAGGGACGCTTTTGGGAACTGATCTCGCCACTGACGGCGAAACCCAACTGACCGCCCTTATGACGCGTGACGCCATCTTGCCATTGATTGGGGTTTTTGCTTTGGCAGCAGAACAATCATGCTCAATTTCAGACTTGGTCAAACAATTGCCATTGCGCGTCGCACTGAGTGGGCGATTGGAAAATTTCTCGAGCCAAAAGAGCAGCGCGTTGTTGGAGCAGTTGATGGTTCCACAGTCAGCAACAGCTTTTTTTGCAGCGCGTGGATCAATCGTGCGGATGGAAGCGATCGATGGACTTCAGTTCTTCCTCTCAGACGACACCATGGTCCACTACCGCGCTTCGGGCAACGCACCAGAGTTACGATGCTACGTCGAGGCCTGCACATCCGCCCAAGCTGATAGCGCCCTGCAGTGGGGGTTGGATGCAGCAAGAATAGGAATAGCGCAGTAA
- the cysN gene encoding sulfate adenylyltransferase subunit CysN has protein sequence MDISVTPDTDIALWLRQQTDKSMLRFLTCGSVDDGKSTLIGRLLYDSQLILDDQLASLKKESHNRHVGDEGIDFSLLVDGLTAEREQGITIDVAYRFFSTDKRKFIVADTPGHEQYTRNMATGASNADLALVLIDARKGVLTQTRRHSFILSLIGVKHVVLVVNKIDLVDYDQGVFERIVAEYRAFAAPLGFKTLEAIPVSALRGDNMLSQSPRTPWYDGAALVPYLEAIDVSEDRSAQQFRFPVQWVNRPNLDFRGFSGTVASGAIAVGDEVLIASSRKPAVVSRIVTMDGDLDHAQAGQAVTLVLDREVDISRGDVLSRPGETPEYSNQFQARVVWMAEESAFVGRSYLLKVGAQMVPATITDLKFRTNVNTLEQTAATKVDLNEVATLTIATDKPIAFDSYASNGLTGGFILVDRLTNATLGAGTIDFGLRRAQNLTYQSFDVNRDVRAAMKGQTARIVWFTGLSGSGKSSIANLLEKRLTAEGRHAYILDGDNVRHGLNRDLGFTEAARVENIRRVAEVARLMADAGLIVLVSFISPFRNERRLAREIAGDIDFVEVYVDTPIEVCEARDPKGLYKRARAGEIANFTGIDSPFEEPTQPELILHGAEHEPTILADQLHDWLSGNG, from the coding sequence ATGGATATCTCAGTGACACCCGATACCGATATCGCCCTGTGGCTGCGCCAGCAGACCGACAAGTCGATGCTGCGCTTTCTGACCTGCGGCAGCGTTGACGATGGCAAGTCCACGCTGATCGGGCGGCTGCTCTATGACAGCCAGCTGATCCTGGATGACCAGTTGGCGAGCCTGAAAAAGGAAAGCCATAACCGCCATGTGGGCGATGAGGGGATCGACTTCTCGCTGCTGGTGGACGGGCTGACCGCCGAGCGCGAGCAGGGCATCACCATTGACGTGGCCTATCGGTTCTTTTCCACCGACAAGCGCAAGTTCATCGTCGCCGATACGCCGGGCCATGAGCAATATACCCGCAATATGGCGACCGGGGCGTCCAATGCCGATCTGGCGCTGGTGTTGATCGATGCGCGCAAGGGCGTGCTGACCCAGACCCGCCGACACAGCTTCATCCTGTCGCTGATCGGGGTCAAGCATGTGGTGCTGGTGGTCAACAAGATCGATCTGGTCGATTACGATCAGGGCGTGTTTGAGCGTATTGTTGCTGAATATCGCGCCTTTGCCGCGCCGCTGGGGTTCAAGACGCTGGAGGCCATTCCGGTCTCGGCGCTGCGCGGCGACAACATGCTGAGCCAAAGCCCGCGCACGCCCTGGTATGATGGCGCAGCGCTGGTGCCCTATCTTGAAGCCATTGATGTCAGCGAAGACCGCAGCGCCCAGCAGTTCCGCTTTCCGGTGCAATGGGTCAACCGGCCCAATCTGGATTTCCGCGGCTTTTCGGGAACGGTGGCGTCAGGCGCCATTGCCGTGGGCGATGAGGTGCTGATTGCCTCCTCGCGCAAACCGGCCGTGGTCAGTCGCATCGTTACCATGGATGGTGATCTGGACCATGCCCAGGCGGGGCAGGCGGTGACGCTGGTGCTTGATCGCGAGGTCGATATCTCGCGCGGCGATGTGCTGTCGCGTCCCGGCGAGACGCCGGAATATTCCAACCAGTTCCAGGCCCGCGTGGTGTGGATGGCCGAGGAATCGGCGTTTGTAGGGCGCTCCTATCTGCTCAAGGTGGGCGCGCAGATGGTGCCGGCCACCATTACCGATCTCAAATTCCGCACCAATGTGAACACGCTCGAGCAGACCGCAGCGACCAAGGTCGACCTCAATGAAGTGGCCACGCTGACCATTGCCACGGACAAGCCCATCGCCTTTGACAGCTATGCCAGCAATGGGTTGACCGGCGGGTTCATTCTGGTGGACCGGCTGACCAATGCGACGCTGGGGGCCGGGACCATCGATTTTGGTCTGCGCCGGGCGCAGAACCTGACCTATCAGTCGTTCGATGTGAACCGCGATGTGCGCGCTGCCATGAAGGGGCAGACCGCCCGCATCGTCTGGTTTACCGGACTGTCGGGCTCGGGCAAGTCCTCGATCGCCAATCTGCTGGAAAAGCGGCTGACCGCCGAAGGCCGCCACGCCTATATTCTGGATGGCGACAATGTGCGGCACGGGCTGAACCGGGATCTGGGCTTTACCGAAGCGGCGCGCGTGGAAAACATCCGCCGCGTGGCCGAAGTGGCCCGGCTGATGGCCGATGCCGGCCTGATCGTGCTGGTCTCGTTCATCTCGCCGTTCCGCAATGAACGGCGGCTGGCGCGCGAGATTGCCGGCGATATCGACTTTGTCGAGGTCTATGTCGACACGCCCATCGAGGTGTGCGAAGCGCGCGATCCCAAGGGCCTGTACAAGCGCGCCCGCGCCGGCGAAATCGCCAATTTCACCGGCATTGACAGCCCGTTCGAAGAACCCACCCAGCCCGAACTGATCCTGCACGGCGCCGAACACGAACCCACAATCCTAGCTGATCAGCTCCACGACTGGCTAAGCGGAAATGGATAG
- the cysD gene encoding sulfate adenylyltransferase subunit CysD, with the protein MLTGAQTHLQSLEAESIEILREVASSFERPVMMYSIGKDSSVLLHLARKAFYPSKIPFPLLHVNTTWKFAEMIAFRDAMADKHGFELISHTNPEGLAANINPFEHGSSRYTDIMKTQALRQALNAGQYDAAIGGARRDEEKSRAKERIFSHRNASHAWDPKNQRPELWRVFNTRLNPGESMRVFPISNWTELDVWTYIYAEGIELPSLYFAKPRPVVERSGTLIMVDDARMPLEPGETARMEMVRFRTLGCYPLTGAIRSDAADLASIIMEMQASRTSEREGRLIDSDSVGSMEKKKQEGYF; encoded by the coding sequence TTGCTAACTGGTGCACAAACCCATTTGCAGTCTCTCGAGGCTGAGAGCATTGAGATTTTGCGGGAGGTTGCCTCGAGTTTTGAGCGGCCGGTGATGATGTATTCGATCGGCAAGGATTCCAGCGTTTTGCTGCATCTGGCGCGCAAGGCGTTTTATCCCTCCAAGATCCCGTTTCCGCTGCTGCATGTGAACACGACCTGGAAGTTCGCCGAGATGATCGCGTTTCGCGATGCGATGGCGGACAAGCATGGCTTCGAGCTGATCAGCCATACCAATCCCGAGGGTCTGGCGGCCAATATCAATCCGTTCGAGCATGGCTCCTCGCGCTATACAGACATCATGAAGACCCAGGCGCTGCGTCAGGCGCTCAACGCCGGGCAGTATGATGCGGCGATTGGCGGGGCGCGGCGCGACGAGGAGAAGAGCCGGGCCAAGGAGCGCATCTTCTCGCACCGCAATGCCAGCCATGCCTGGGACCCCAAGAACCAGCGGCCCGAGCTGTGGCGGGTGTTCAACACGCGGCTGAACCCCGGCGAGAGCATGCGGGTGTTCCCGATCAGCAACTGGACCGAGCTGGACGTGTGGACCTACATCTATGCCGAGGGGATCGAACTGCCCTCGCTGTATTTTGCCAAGCCCCGCCCTGTGGTGGAGCGCTCGGGCACGCTGATCATGGTCGATGATGCGCGCATGCCGCTGGAGCCGGGCGAGACTGCGCGCATGGAAATGGTGCGGTTCCGCACGCTGGGCTGCTATCCGCTGACCGGGGCTATCCGCTCCGATGCGGCCGATCTGGCCTCGATCATCATGGAGATGCAGGCCAGCCGGACCTCGGAGCGCGAAGGGCGGCTGATCGACAGCGACAGCGTGGGTTCGATGGAAAAGAAGAAGCAGGAAGGGTATTTCTGA
- a CDS encoding mannose-1-phosphate guanylyltransferase/mannose-6-phosphate isomerase, with the protein MSDLIVPVILAGGQGTRLWPMSRAARPKQFLSLVGDVSLFQQTLQRVNDQSVYAPPVVITNADYRFIVAEQAAELELALHATLLEPLARNTAVAIAAAAAFVSASFGPEAIMLVLPSDHDVSIDEGYRHAIQHAAHAARNGSLVTFGLLPTHAETGYGYIKANASPGDGAKPIDAFVEKPDLKRAQQMLAEGGYFWNSGMFMLGAGAFMRECASLAPETFSAAEASVTTAKSDLDFVRLDEASFSQAPNISVDYAIFEKTKLAMVTPVNFGWSDLGSWDAVWKASSKDANNNASQGNVTMNDVSNSLVVTDHAHVAVDGLDNVAVIASNDAIYVGKLSEAQKVGAMVKVLRADKKTSGLTEIHKTAYRPWGGYSSILAGDRFQVKRLFVKPGKKLSLQKHHHRAEHWIVVRGTADVTIDGVVTTLSENQSIYLPLGCTHRLANPGKIELELIEVQTGSYLGEDDIIRIEDEFGRV; encoded by the coding sequence ATGTCGGATTTGATCGTTCCAGTCATTCTGGCGGGTGGACAGGGCACTCGGCTCTGGCCGATGTCTCGAGCTGCACGCCCAAAACAGTTCCTGTCTCTGGTCGGCGACGTCAGCTTGTTCCAGCAGACGCTGCAGCGCGTCAACGACCAGTCGGTCTACGCACCGCCGGTGGTAATTACCAATGCAGACTACCGATTCATTGTAGCGGAACAGGCCGCAGAACTCGAACTGGCACTGCACGCTACACTTCTCGAGCCGCTCGCACGCAATACCGCCGTCGCCATTGCCGCGGCAGCGGCCTTTGTGAGTGCCAGCTTTGGCCCAGAAGCAATCATGCTCGTTTTACCCTCCGACCATGATGTGTCCATTGATGAAGGCTACCGCCACGCCATTCAGCATGCGGCACACGCTGCCCGAAACGGCAGTTTGGTCACATTTGGCCTTCTGCCTACACATGCTGAGACTGGCTACGGCTATATCAAAGCAAATGCTTCCCCGGGTGACGGCGCGAAACCAATTGATGCTTTTGTCGAGAAGCCTGACCTAAAGCGTGCCCAGCAAATGCTAGCAGAAGGCGGATACTTCTGGAATTCAGGGATGTTCATGCTCGGGGCGGGCGCCTTTATGCGCGAGTGCGCAAGTCTGGCTCCTGAAACTTTCTCTGCAGCTGAGGCCTCTGTGACAACGGCCAAATCTGATCTGGATTTCGTACGTCTTGACGAGGCAAGCTTTTCACAAGCTCCCAACATATCGGTTGACTACGCCATCTTTGAGAAGACCAAGCTTGCGATGGTGACACCAGTCAACTTCGGCTGGTCTGACTTGGGAAGTTGGGATGCAGTTTGGAAAGCCAGTTCGAAAGATGCCAACAACAATGCAAGTCAGGGCAACGTTACGATGAATGACGTTTCCAACTCACTCGTTGTAACCGACCACGCACATGTGGCTGTTGATGGCCTGGACAATGTCGCTGTCATAGCAAGTAATGACGCTATCTATGTTGGAAAGTTGTCAGAGGCACAGAAGGTCGGAGCAATGGTCAAAGTGCTTCGCGCCGACAAAAAAACATCAGGTCTCACAGAAATCCATAAGACAGCATACCGCCCTTGGGGTGGGTATTCCTCAATATTGGCGGGCGATCGTTTCCAGGTTAAACGGCTCTTCGTCAAACCTGGTAAAAAACTGAGCCTGCAGAAGCATCATCATCGTGCAGAACATTGGATTGTGGTTCGAGGCACAGCCGATGTGACAATCGACGGAGTGGTGACAACACTAAGTGAAAACCAGTCGATCTACTTACCACTTGGCTGTACCCACCGCCTTGCTAACCCTGGAAAGATCGAGCTCGAGTTGATCGAAGTGCAGACGGGATCCTACCTGGGTGAAGACGACATCATTCGCATTGAGGACGAATTTGGTCGTGTTTGA
- a CDS encoding CehA/McbA family metallohydrolase, whose product MIPPIPETLPPLASHIDGVWLKGDWHMHSRHSKDSSNNPQAKIIGFAEKMGFDYLAITDHDVHVQGAVAQHTWADPEFRSDTVLLFYGAELTACRGHINILSAEPYDHQRVFDHRDDRDWNILKLKQELAIHMSANHPSTKNHYGYSFDLADSVEIWNTSVWPKNVPGVRIWDDMLKSGRMLGARGGSDSHHGVPDTPEQITPLSIEATGNYVGTPTTWVFARSRSKQALLEALVAGRASVSSNPYNPRVELWADHDGDGVMDMMMGDNVKPTGRPVTFEVRLVGGGISGACYKVRVIKNRDDFGSFITDADTRSVQFIDTPATGERNYYRVEIEGPQAPYPEVPNSMAQSQNMVALSNPLYFNYDPSF is encoded by the coding sequence ATGATCCCGCCCATTCCAGAAACCTTGCCGCCGCTGGCCAGTCACATCGATGGTGTCTGGCTCAAGGGCGACTGGCACATGCACTCGCGCCACAGCAAGGATTCCTCGAACAATCCTCAAGCCAAGATCATCGGCTTTGCCGAGAAGATGGGATTTGACTATTTGGCGATCACGGATCACGACGTTCATGTGCAGGGCGCCGTCGCGCAGCATACCTGGGCAGATCCCGAATTCAGATCCGACACCGTCCTGCTGTTCTACGGTGCCGAGCTCACCGCCTGCCGCGGGCACATCAATATTCTTTCCGCTGAGCCCTATGATCACCAACGCGTTTTCGATCACCGCGATGACCGTGACTGGAACATCCTCAAGCTCAAGCAGGAGCTGGCAATCCACATGTCGGCGAACCATCCCAGCACCAAGAACCACTACGGCTACTCTTTCGATCTCGCCGACTCTGTGGAGATATGGAACACCAGCGTCTGGCCCAAGAATGTGCCCGGCGTGCGGATCTGGGACGACATGCTGAAGTCAGGGCGGATGCTGGGCGCGCGCGGCGGTAGCGATAGCCATCATGGCGTCCCCGACACCCCTGAACAGATTACCCCGCTGAGCATTGAAGCCACCGGCAATTATGTCGGGACCCCAACCACCTGGGTCTTTGCCAGGTCACGCAGCAAACAGGCGCTGCTCGAGGCTTTGGTTGCAGGGCGGGCTTCAGTCAGCTCCAACCCCTATAATCCGCGTGTCGAACTCTGGGCCGATCATGATGGCGACGGCGTGATGGACATGATGATGGGCGATAACGTCAAACCCACCGGGCGGCCAGTGACGTTTGAAGTGCGGCTGGTTGGCGGCGGCATTTCGGGTGCCTGTTACAAGGTGCGGGTGATCAAAAATCGCGACGATTTCGGTAGCTTCATCACCGACGCCGATACGCGTTCGGTGCAGTTTATCGATACGCCGGCGACCGGAGAACGAAATTACTACCGGGTGGAAATCGAAGGCCCACAGGCCCCATACCCCGAAGTGCCAAACTCCATGGCCCAGAGCCAGAATATGGTCGCCCTCTCAAATCCGCTGTATTTCAACTATGACCCAAGCTTTTAG